A window of Babesia microti strain RI chromosome III, complete genome contains these coding sequences:
- a CDS encoding SET domain (overlaps_old_locusTagID:BBM_III02355), producing MSRVSVDIRAAQNATEQYLLSHENQIKSVSRRLCNAVNNSLIFTSEVTGSLDNISWNRQDCAIDAINGATNDSNLGEFTDIILYSWYEAHTLVPKKITASHGSENMESETDPDIRVSITDGQQNPSNNDKNCANHLANIANNCTRNTDLKHHQKCVECAAPSVYVEKCWFTKLPPLGLPNQRHIDLDKRYYYNKNGSDMHDANNNDNITYKRYDFHTHKWLDELRDHTNIDNDNMKNYESNELSVIPTLKCVVGCKSFSAYEENVKFGGWPIPSDDMELGVWVYTSPFLEHCSIDIPTQYVCQVQHMHKRMFKDVETNRITMWCKRYNYNSPDFINSDSEDDNNYYDEREYRERSSFSNPFADIERNVDDANKLEITELYRNLAISSSTFVAPCNGYHLKIYGESIEELETTFLRNKMNNLYAKHRRHNLLHNICSRIRNITPKNGFLSPFPVNKVLRLAKSGVHGFGLFAGEDIKKGEFIIEYAGVLVTDAMTDVREDAYEKCMGSSTYLFRADDNRVIDATKTGNLARFVNHSCDPNAYTNTVHDEYNGPHVGIYASRDIAPGQEIFYNYRLSESVYNKEYCYCGSSNCSGRM from the exons ATGTCCCGAGTTAGTGTAGACATCAGGGCGGCTCAAAATGCCACCGAACAATATTTGTTGTCACACGAAAACCAAATAAAATCTGTATCTAGAAGGCTTTGCAATGCTGTGAACAATTCACTAATATTCACATCTGAAGTCACGGGATCTTTGGATAATATAAGTTGGAATAGGCAGGATTGTGCAATAGACGCGATAAATGGCGCAACAAATGATTCAAATTTGGGTGAATTTACcgatataattttatattcatgGTACGAGGCACACACACTAGTGCCAAAGAAAATCACGGCATCACATGGCTCCGAAAATATGGAATCTGAGACTGACCCCGATATTAGGGTATCAATAACTGATGGACAGCAAAATCCTTCCAATAATGACAAGAATTGTGCTAATCACTTGgcaaatattgcaaataacTGTACTAGAAATACTGACTTAAAACATCACCAAAAATGTGTAGAGTGTGCCGCTCCTAGTGTTTACGTGGAAAAATGTTGGTTCACAAAACTTCCTCCTCTTGGCCTTCCAAATCAAAGACATATAGATTTAGACAAGCGTTATTATTACAACAAAAATGGCTCTGATATGCATGATGCAAACAATAACGACAATATCACTTATAAGCGATATGATTTTCATACTCACAAATGGCTAGATGAATTGCGTGATCACACTAACATTGACAATGataatatgaaaaattatgaaaGTAATGAATTGTCTGTGATTCCCACGCTTAAATGCGTTGTTGGATGTAAATCATTCAGTGCCTATGAAGAGAATGTCAAATTCGGTGGTTGGCCCATCCCTAGTGATGACATGGAATTGGGCGTCTGGGTTTACACAAGTCCATTTCTAGAACACTGTTCCATTGATATACCCACACAATACGTGTGTCAAGTGCAACATATGCACAAAAGGATGTTTAAGGATGTTGAAACTAATCGCATTACCATGTGGTGTAAGagatacaattataattcTCCAGACTTTATCAACAGCGATAGTGAGgatgataataattattatgatGAGC GTGAATATAGGGAACGTTCAAGTTTTTCCAATCCTTTCGCTGATATTGAAAGGAATGTTGATGATGCTAATAAACTTGAAATTACAGAACTTTATCGCAATTTGGCTATAAGTTCATCTACCTTCGTCGCCCCTTGCAACGGATATCATTTGAAG ATATACGGTGAATCTATTGAAGAACTTGAAACGACATTTTTGCGCAATAAGatgaacaatttgtacGCCAAACACCGCAGGCACA ATTTGTTGCACAACATATGCTCTAGGATTAGGAATATAACTCCTAAAAATGGGTTTCTATCGCCTTTCCCTGTAAATAAAGTGCTTAGACTAGCAAAATCTGGTGTGCATGG TTTTGGATTGTTTGCAGGGGAGGACATAAAGAAAGGCGAATTTATAATCGAATATGCCGGGGTGCTAGTGACAGATGCCATGACGGATGTGAGGGAGGATGCCTATGAAAAATGCATGGGTTCCAGCACTTATCTATTTCGTGCGGATGATAACCGAGTTATTGATGCCACCAAAACTGGTAATTTGGCAAGATTTGTGAATCACTCCTGCGATCCAAACGCTTACACCAATACAGTACAC gATGAATATAATGGACCACATGTTGGCATCTATGCCAGTAGGGATATTGCTCCTGGGCAAGAGATCTTTTACAATTACAG ACTATCTGAATCTGTGTATAACAAggaatattgttattgcGGATCGTCCAACTGTTCCGGTAGAATGTGA
- a CDS encoding small nuclearribonucleoprotein B and B' (overlaps_old_locusTagID:BBM_III02365) has protein sequence MAFPTSKKKKYNLTPKAGELPLGSKGVIVSYSVGSYRKGAIREILNILTLQNSDKTKTQDLEQEIKKVKEEIPRFVPMSELTRGLTFIEFKNKEDLPNSIVKNIFENASKCSCRFISKIIPIQIICSAKISVLTAALKSFVAKEFPYSNASENKDNMCDYKSTWALMYNRTHSNEADKELILGLFNEFIGDSYKVSLENPDKMIVFQVVKSSCGFGCVENYSSTCKLNLQKLCQKMGDVPELPDGPWEHNHGDWFCNNTREWLYNPKDSTYFHVPTSTTIVTKQQEEDENDIGINFQNDLIAGTFTENGTNFGDNENRNKFITWDNLQIGIITNCSALCYYSGIFSGHGGSECAQYIIKHLKNNILTVFRQFYPIIVEKAKTLSKRKMKRKIGRESCEIQALELGCIKGFQMTDNNYLDYAKRNHKQDGNSCLYQGSSVCVSFFYGPTEEGLLKLVTANVGDSHVILSRNGSPMRLSFDHKPNDESEHKRIKKAGGIVKNVNGTWRVLNIVKNVSNKQCSQGLSISRSFGDYEMKIPQKLVSSEPYISIISIDFDNDDFLVLASSGVVDFISDQQIVDIIAEKVKKKCSPKESSKAIVDNVRMKGSTDDVTCTVIYFGWRNMFKKNVAEDEKNDNVSDSGGGADDDDDDCIDIFK, from the exons ATGGCATTTCCAACTTCTAAGAagaaaaaatataatttaacacCAAAAGCTGGAGAGCTTCCGCTAGGGAGCAAAGGTGTTATTGTGAGCTATTCTGTTGGGAGCTATAGGAAGGGTGCTATTCGTGAGattctaaatattttaactCTTCAAAATTCTGATAAAACTAAAACTCAAGATCTTGAACAGGAAATTAAAAAAGTTAAGGAAGAAATACCAAGATTCGTGCCTATGTCTGAATTGACAAGG GGCTTAACTTTTATCGAATTTAAGAATAAAGAAGATTTGCCAAACTctattgttaaaaatatttttgaaaacGCATCAAAATGTTCCTGTAG ATTTATAAGCAAAATCATCCctattcaaataatttgcagTGCAAAAATTAGCGTTTTGACAGCAGCTTTAAAGAGTTTTGTGGCTAAAGAATTCCCTTATTCAAATGCTTCGGAGAACAAGGATAATATGTGTGACTATAAATCTACATGGGCACTAATGTACAATAGAACACACTCAAATGAAGCAGATAAAGAATTGATTTTGGGTTTGTTTAACGAATTTATTGGAGATTCTTACAAAGTATCATTGGAGAATCCGGATAAAATGATAGTATTTCAAGTTGTCAAG tCATCCTGTGGATTTGGATGTGTTGAAAATTATTCGTCAACATGCAAGTTGAATTTACAGAAATTATGCCAAAA GATGGGGGATGTTCCTGAGCTTCCCGATGGTCCTTGGGAACATAACCACGGTGATTGGTTTTGTAATAATACTAGGGAGTGGCTTTATAATCCAAAAGACTCTACTTATTTTCATGTTCCAACCAGTACTACGATTGTAACTAAACAACAAGAGGAAGATGAGAATGATATAGGTATCAACTTtcaaaatgatttaattgcGGGAACATTTACagaaaat GGGACTAATTTTGgtgataatgaaaataggaacaaatttataacttgggataatttgcaaattggtataattacaaattgtagCGCGTTGTGTTACTACTCTGGGATTTTTTCTGGTCACGGCGGTTCAGa atgcgctcaatatataattaagcATCTTAAGAACAATATTTTAACTGTATTTCGTCAATTCTACCCTATAATAGTG GAAAAGGCTAAAACTTTAAGCAAAAGGAAGATGAAAAGAAAAATAGGAAGGGAATCCTGTGAAATTCAAGCACTTGAACTAGGTTGTATTAAGGGATTTCAAATGACAGATAATAATTACTTGGATTATGCTAAAAGGAATCATAAGCAAGATGGTAACTCCTGTTTGTATCAAGGTTCATCTGTTTGTGTTTCGTTTTTTTATGGTCCGACTGAAGAAGGGCTTTTAAAACTAGTAACTGCAAATGTCGGGGATTCTCatgtaatattatctag AAATGGTTCTCCTATGAGATTGAGTTTTGATCACAAACCTAACGATGAAAGTGAACATAAACGAATAAAAAAGGCTGGTGgaattgttaaaaatgtaaatggTACGTGGAGAGTGCTcaatattgtaaaaaatgtttcaaATAAACAATGTAGCCAAG GCCTTTCTATTTCAAGGAGTTTCGGTGATTATGAAATGAAAATTCCTCAAAAATTGGTGTCTAGTGAACCTTacatatcaataatatctatagattttgataatgatgattttctg GTGTTGGCTAGTAGCGGAGTTGTTGACTTCATATCTGACCAA CAAATAGTAGATATAATTGCCGAAAAGGTCAAAAAAAAATGTTCTCCAAAGGAA TCATCAAAAGCAATAGTTGATAATGTGCGAATGAAAGGATCAACAGATGATGTCACGTGTACCgtaatttattttggaTGGAGAAACATGTTTAAAAAGAATGTTGCAGAAGAcgaaaaaaatgataatgtTAGTGATAGTGGTGGTGGCgctgatgatgatgatgatgactgcattgatatttttaaataa
- a CDS encoding Lon protease homolog 1 mitochondrial (overlaps_old_locusTagID:BBM_III02350), which translates to MLAWSIRKIYLNSHYHTYKYVNIARPTCLSCPIRYLPRNFSSSPKDPTDDHINDPKEEDIVENDQKVDNEDSKGDDFISKIDESDPSDLKDSPDQPISYASLSDIRSILTFLKDEKKFGRSAQKGKIRRSPLPLKESDPLDHDEGTGGSTKNGQTATDTGEAKAFIEVIYPKGDNLPALAFGQGGPRLHAIFALGLFKKPAFPGFYQVLQIQDPFVIQSLSNARNKLGHDFIGGFLVKEPMTDISPLSNFSSLREDAGAVRRCEEMHSIGTLLQIISIAPHMNLPGGQAILMPYKRIRMTGYYKEPDDSSPLYRVAVDYIEDKFDPNDDVIKALHLEIITTMKNLLKTSHFYKEHFDQVIRFYNLDYPHKLADLIAGMSMGKRNELQNVLEELDMERRLTLVLELARKDYEFAKIQMQVKTQVEQKMTGDQKRYLLMEHLKMIKKELGVDGDDKQSVIDAFDKEFQECQKYMPEEGIESYKTSIARLSQLEISSAEFGVCRSHLEWLLGLPWGKLTIDEQSISRARSILDSHHYGLKDVKERLLEFIAVTIARGDSHGKILCLVGPPGVGKTSIGVSISQALNKRIYKLSVGGLFDVAELKGHRRTYVGALPGKIIQSLRYTKCYNPLILLDEIDKLGKDIRGDPASALLEILDFSQNNTFRDLYLDIPVDLSKILFVCTANVTDTIPAPLLDRMEVIHLSGYLHEEKIEIATRHLIPKCLKESGINNVAFDHDCLSNIVKFYARESGVRQLEKSIEKILRKIALETVESVELSKAGIDSVDLSAQVGTIGTEMDSSVCDDGEGDEHKKLSEDNSASLSGGDNDKRLVPEEKKIVSVNDLQKYLGAPIFQTERLHLDPMPEGVVMGMAWTNMGGAILFVEASGKKADSAAFKVTGHLGKVMNESSEIALSFSRDFVSKIDPSNNFLEEAKIHLHVPEGATPKDGPSAGITMALALVSLALKKSCKPSLAMTGELTLTGKVLRIGGVKEKLVAAIREGVKNVILPKANFADFELLEDDIKEKVNPTFVEDFQQVYNRAL; encoded by the coding sequence ATGTTGGCCTGGTCGATTAGGaagatttatttaaattctCATTATCATACctataaatatgtaaatatagcTAGACCCACTTGCTTATCATGCCCAATACGTTATTTGCCGCGCAACTTCTCCAGTTCACCAAAGGATCCCACCGACGATCATATAAATGATCCCAAAGAAGAAGATATAGTTGAAAATGACCAAAAAGTAGATAATGAAGACAGTAAAGgtgatgattttatatcaaaaatcGACGAATCAGATCCATCAGATTTGAAAGATTCGCCAGATCAACCAATTAGCTATGCATCTCTTTCTGACATCCGTTCCATACTTACATTCTTGAAGGatgaaaaaaaatttggTAGATCGGCACAAAAAGGTAAAATACGCCGCAGTCCTTTGCCCCTAAAAGAATCGGATCCGCTCGACCATGATGAAGGGACCGGTGGTAGTACCAAAAATGGGCAGACCGCCACCGATACAGGGGAGGCTAAGGCTTTTATTGAGGTAATATATCCTAAGGGGGATAATCTACCTGCTCTGGCATTTGGCCAGGGAGGACCACGATTGCATGCAATATTTGCGTTGGGGCTATTCAAAAAACCAGCATTCCCAGGATTCTACCAGGTTCTCCAAATTCAAGACCCATTTGTAATTCAATCGCTATCAAATGCCAGGAACAAATTGGGTCATGATTTCATTGGGGGTTTCCTAGTCAAAGAGCCAATGACAGATATATCCCCGCTTTCCAACTTTTCGAGCCTAAGAGAAGATGCAGGCGCGGTTAGGAGGTGTGAAGAGATGCACAGCATTGGCACGTTGCTGCAGATAATAAGTATTGCGCCTCATATGAATTTACCCGGTGGACAAGCTATTCTTATGCCATATAAACGCATCAGAATGACCGGATACTACAAGGAACCAGATGATAGCTCACCCCTATATCGTGTGGCAGTTGATTATATTGAGGATAAATTCGACCCAAACGATGATGTCATCAAGGCACTACATCTAGAAATTATTACTACGATGAAAAACCTATTGAAAACTTCACATTTCTACAAGGAACACTTTGACCAGGTGATTAGATTCTACAACCTTGACTACCCACACAAGCTGGCAGATCTAATTGCCGGTATGTCCATGGGCAAGAGAAACGAATTACAAAATGTGCTAGAAGAATTGGATATGGAAAGAAGGTTGACTTTGGTGTTGGAGTTGGCCAGGAAAGACTACGAATTTGCAAAAATCCAAATGCAGGTTAAAACCCAGGTGGAACAGAAAATGACCGGTGATCAGAAAAGATATCTGTTAATGGAACACTTGAAGATGATTAAGAAGGAGCTAGGTGTGGATGGGGACGATAAACAATCTGTAATTGATGCATTTGATAAAGAATTCCAAGAGTGCCAGAAATACATGCCCGAAGAGGGAATTGAGAGTTACAAAACTAGTATAGCAAGACTTTCACAGCTTGAAATTTCATCAGCTGAATTTGGAGTCTGTCGTTCCCACCTTGAATGGCTATTAGGTCTTCCTTGGGGCAAGCTTACAATTGATGAGCAGAGCATTTCCCGAGCACGTAGTATATTGGACAGTCACCACTATGGGCTTAAAGATGTTAAGGAGCGATTGCTAGAGTTTATCGCTGTTACAATTGCCCGTGGAGATTCGCATGGTAAAATATTGTGTCTTGTAGGACCTCCTGGGGTCGGTAAAACTTCAATCGGCGTCAGTATATCGCAGGCACTCAACAAGAGAATATATAAACTTAGTGTAGGCGGTTTGTTCGATGTAGCGGAGCTTAAGGGGCATCGTAGAACCTATGTTGGAGCGTTGCCTGGGAAAATTATCCAATCATTACGTTATACTAAGTGTTACAACCCCCTGATACTGcttgatgaaattgataagtTGGGTAAGGATATACGGGGAGATCCGGCATCAGCTTTACTAGAAATACTTGACTTTTCCCAAAATAACACCTTTAGAGATTTATATTTAGACATACCCGTTGACTTGTCTAAGATCTTATTCGTGTGCACCGCAAATGTCACAGATACGATACCAGCGCCATTGCTGGATAGGATGGAAGTAATTCACCTTTCAGGTTATCTCCATGAGGAAAAAATAGAGATTGCTACTCGTCATCTAATTCCAAAGTGTCTAAAAGAGTCCGGGATCAATAATGTGGCTTTTGATCATGATTGCTTAAGTAACATTGTAAAGTTTTATGCTAGAGAGTCCGGGGTTAGGCAATTGGAAAAATCTATAGAAAAGATACTCCGTAAAATTGCATTAGAAACCGTTGAGTCCGTTGAATTGTCTAAGGCAGGGATAGATTCTGTTGATTTGTCAGCACAGGTAGGCACTATTGGAACTGAAATGGATAGTTCTGTATGTGACGATGGAGAAGGTGATGAgcacaaaaaattatcgGAGGATAATTCTGCATCATTATCGGGAGGagataatgataaaaggTTGGTACCTGAGGAGAAAAAGATAGTTTCGGTGAATGACCTGCAAAAATATCTCGGGGCACCAATATTTCAAACGGAGCGATTGCACCTAGACCCAATGCCTGAAGGAGTAGTTATGGGCATGGCCTGGACCAACATGGGAGGAGCCATCCTTTTTGTCGAGGCATCAGGAAAGAAAGCAGACTCAGCAGCGTTCAAAGTGACTGGGCACCTGGGTAAAGTGATGAATGAGAGCTCTGAAATTGCACTGAGCTTTTCCAGAGACTTTGTTTCTAAAATAGACCCCAGTAACAATTTCTTGGAAGAAGCTAAGATACATTTGCACGTCCCTGAGGGGGCAACGCCTAAGGACGGCCCAAGCGCAGGTATCACAATGGCGCTGGCACTAGTGTCTCTTGCGCTTAAGAAATCATGTAAACCTTCTCTTGCTATGACAGGAGAGCTAACGCTAACGGGCAAAGTACTCAGGATAGGAGGGGTTAAAGAAAAATTGGTAGCGGCCATTAGGGAGGGAGTTAAGAATGTGATATTGCCCAAGGCCAATTTTGCTGACTTTGAACTGTTGGAGGATGATATCAAAGAAAAGGTAAATCCTACTTTTGTGGAAGACTTCCAGCAAGTATACAATAGGGCACTATAA
- a CDS encoding Small nuclear ribonucleoprotein-associated protein B (overlaps_old_locusTagID:BBM_III02360) translates to MGRNTRMQQWLNYRVRVIIKDNRRFIGVFIAFDRHMNLVLADCEEYRMIKKQPSDKEPVEIKRTLGFVLLRGENVVSFTAESAPASTAPTGQTGPGKAVVAGRGMPYVMPVNPMAGAMGLTAPLRGMVGPGPIQMTPR, encoded by the coding sequence ATGGGCCGAAACACCCGTATGCAACAATGGCTAAACTATCGCGTCAGAGTCATCATCAAGGACAACCGTCGATTTATAGGCGTCTTTATTGCGTTTGACAGGCATATGAACTTAGTACTAGCTGATTGTGAAGAGTATAGGATGATAAAGAAACAACCTTCTGACAAAGAACCCGTGGAAATCAAGCGTACTTTGGGTTTTGTATTACTAAGGGGCGAGAATGTAGTTTCATTTACCGCTGAATCCGCCCCCGCATCTACAGCTCCAACGGGACAAACTGGACCAGGGAAGGCTGTGGTTGCCGGCCGAGGTATGCCTTATGTCATGCCAGTTAATCCCATGGCCGGGGCCATGGGATTAACTGCTCCCCTCCGCGGTATGGTAGGACCTGGTCCCATACAAATGACACCCAGATAA
- a CDS encoding conserved Plasmodium protein, unknown function (overlaps_old_locusTagID:BBM_III02370) — MHFSSFKVIIYYLIASLILYISIYYSKLSTEYYSLSTRQLNSLKREIDTRSCNNKEPNIRLYIVPDSVTEYTLAIKILKEAWTSINSTDLLNDSITTDLSTLNGSNVKSINCVQISIAYSSKNLVQDSKLPGLHGNYYIFLQKSNYFDNENDSKFLLEISDPGIHVMLYGLKSDENMIAGIIWNIAQKSFFGPHSKFSDDGSKISNAMSALPFHSQYDFNFILTTDNNFRPSWNFHSQVLPIIRPTLDAFSTISHINIQSQIIGSTGILSCSEKSQDYTIINVKNECLYSKLDKLLPRGVISKASHFAPPEINFIAYINDLNLVFQDGNKFDNAISIRNWGFISTLMVHEPNKFYKLSDLEVKHLSGQWFTHLRISFGLPLHLLEYASITKIDNPNIIYLKKLQNLTFLVKAFEFEAWDTFTNFEYNSLAAKALDEYINSTTSNLSYLVSISKLHFRMQVPQRIRMGFKECISLLRCSISTLNGETCGDLTDYRNLLLRLRFISKDVDHEPLINVSLGLARQAYEVSKNLLSDDSMGLINYTYSQSTLIFLMFGVFPFLSTQIATIIKLIKKKIKN; from the exons ATGCACTTTAGTTCATTCAaagtaataatttactatTTAATCGCATCcttaattttgtatattagtatatattattcaaAACTCTCTACAGAGTATTATTCTTTATCAACTCGCCAATTGAATTCGTTGAAACGGGAAATAGACACACGTTCATGCAACAATAAGGAACCGAACATCAGGCTTTATATCGTACCAGATAGTGTAACTGAATATACGCTAGCCATAAAGATATTAAAAGAGGCATGGACTTCTATAAATTCAACGGATCTTTTGAATGATTCGATCACGACTGATTTGTCTACACTTAATGGTTCCAACGTAAAAAGTATTAATTGCGTACAGATTTCAATAGcatattcatcaaaaaACTTGGTTCAAGACTCTAAACTTCCTGGATTGCACGGAAATTACTACATTTTCCTTCAAAAATCgaattattttgataatgaaaatgaCTCTAAATTCCTATTGGAAATTTCTGATCCTGGAATCCATGTTATGCTTTATGGACTTAAAAGTGATGAAAATATGATTGCAGgaataatttggaatatcGCACAAAAGTCATTTTTTGGACCGCATTCTAAATTTTCTGACGATggatcaaaaatttcaaatgcCATGTCTGCATTACCATTCCATAGCCAATAcgatttcaattttatattgacAACggataataattttaggcCATCCTGGAATTTTCATTCCCAAGTTTTACCAATAATAAGACCAACCCTTGATGCATTTTCAACGATATCgcatataaatatacaatctcAG ATTATAGGCTCAACTGGGATTTTGAGTTGTTCTGAAAAATCACAAGATTATACCATTATAAACGTCAAAAATGAGTGCTTATATAGCAAACTAGATAAACTTTTGCCTAGAGGAGTTATATCAAAAGCTTCACATTTTGCTCCACCtgaaataaatttcattgcgtatattaatgatttaaatcTTGTGTTCCAGGATGGAAATAAGTTTGATAATGCTATTTCAATTAGAAATTGGGGGTTTATATCAACATTAATGGTCCATGAaccaaacaaattttataaactTTCTGATTTGGAAGTTAAACATTTGTCTGGACAATGGTTTACTCACCTTAGGATATCATTTGGATTACCATTACACCTTTTAGAATATGCATCTATAACTAAAATAGATAACcctaatattatttatttgaaaaaacTTCAAAATTTAACCTTCCTAGTCAAGGCATTCGAGTTTGAAGCATGGGATACATTTACCAATTTCGAATATAATTCACTAGCAGCAAAAGCGTTggatgaatatattaattctaCGACCTCCAATCTCTCATACCTTGTGTCGATATCCAAACTTCACTTTAGAATGCAAGTTCCCCAACGTATTAGAATGGGATTTAAG gaatGCATATCACTTTTGAGGTGTTCCATATCAACCCTTAATGGCGAAACATGTGGAGATTTGACTGATTATAGAAATTTACTACTACGACTTAGATTTATAAGCAAAGATGTAGACCATGAACCCCTAATTAATGTGTCATTGGGGCTAGCCCGCCAAGCATATGAGGTGTCTAAGAACCTATTGTCGGACGATTCTATGGGTCTAATAAACTACACTTATTCTCAAAGtactttaatatttttaatgtttgGAGTGTTTCCTTTTTTATCTACACAAATAGCAAccataataaaattaatcaaaaagaagataaaaaattga
- a CDS encoding hypothetical protein (overlaps_old_locusTagID:BBM_III02365;~overlaps_old_locusTagID:BBM_III02370), with amino-acid sequence MPYTKLFLAQRINQINSYWTKRGRALVYLDKNFILELDKITKETLNKIIEFNSRNKKINKNYIVPRSYFLITSLIPEWLMAFPEHIGQIAELTEKIFSKKQNFISEGHKNAKNIAINDLESRIGPWMKACKILLSYGFTKQLNYILCNLMDSINLERIKAEALTSREYVSTINLCSYLKPDSEPANQLMGYLISKFKKLAPNMGNFDIITSLSAFSRFKIICKIGWEDLRNTLTPFLNNMSTLELGVLLDSIGQFRVQDSHFFEKFKNAIPIDDFDVTGMAILLKSLVRLDSPRIMDMKLVYGILKNLDISKASSRYLTTMALSLGIILSQTRNLELFIFFLSLLERIENVKLNYKDSTKILIAIMCVWSPVYYFPLKSLRSIMHIIISNSSNQKTIGFSKSENIEIQKNIKSLQEALNTTLSLRLAGPYALYVVPQWICTLVHSK; translated from the exons ATGCCATATACAAAACTTTTTTTGGCTCAGAGaattaatcaaataaattcGTATTGGACTAAAAGGGGCAGGGCTCTGGTGTATCTcgataaaaattttatattagaattagataaaataacaaaGGAGACATTAAATAAgattattgaatttaattcaagaaataaaaaaataaacaagAATTATATCGTACCTAGATCATATTTCTTAATAACCTCTTTAATACCAGAATGGTTAATGGCCTTCCCCGAACATATTGGACAAATTGCCGAGTTGACggaaaaaattttctcAAAAAAGCAGAATTTTATTAGTGAAGGGCATAAAAATGCTAAAAACATTGCGATTAATGATTTGGAATCCAGAATTGGACCTTGGATGAAGGCATGTAAGATACTATTAAGCTATGGTTTCaccaaacaattaaattatattttatg caatttaaTGGATTCTATAAACTTGGAACGTATTAAAGCTGAAGCTTTGACATCTAGGGAATATGTTTCaactattaatttatgtTCATATCTAAAACCCGATTCGGAACCTGCAAACCAACTTATGGGTTATTTGa tatcGAAATTTAAAAAACTAGCCCCAAACATGGGGAATTTCGATATTATAACGTCCTTATCTGCTTTTTCTcgttttaaaataatatgtaaaatcGGATGGGAGGATTTGCGAAATACGTTGACGCCTTTTCTCAACAATATGTCTACATTGGAG ttaGGAGTACTTCTAGATTCTATTGGACAATTTAGAGTTCAGGACTCgcatttttttgaaaaatttaaaaatgccaTTCCAATAGATGATTTCGATGTAACAGGAATGGCGATTCTACTAAAGTCTTTAGTTCGACTAGATTCACCAAGAATTATGGACATGAAATTAGTGTATGGAATTTTAAAGAATCTCGACATATCAAAAGCATCATCCAGATATTTAACAACAATGGCTCTGTCCCTAGGAATAATATTATCTCAAACCAGAAATCTAGAACTTTTTATCTTTTTCTTATCACTTTTGGAGAGGattgaaaatgttaaaCTGAATTATAAAGATTCaaccaaaattttaattgcaattatGTGCGTTTGGAGCCCTGTATACTATTTTCCATTAAAATCTCTTAGAAGTATAATGCACATCATAATTTCAAACTCATCAAATCAAAAAACAATTGGATTTTCTAAAAGCGAAAATATagaaattcaaaaaaaCATTAAAAGTTTACAAGAAGCATTGAATACTACTCTTTCATTGAGACTTGCAGGGCCATATGCACTGTATGTTGTGCCCCAGTGGATATGCACTTTAGTTCATTCAaagtaa